A genome region from Polypterus senegalus isolate Bchr_013 chromosome 7, ASM1683550v1, whole genome shotgun sequence includes the following:
- the hnrnpdl gene encoding heterogeneous nuclear ribonucleoprotein D-like isoform X2, which translates to MMETEGQVALNVDEFPEGSKINASKNQQDDGKIFIGGLSWDTSKKDLTDYLSRFGEVVDCTIKTDPITGRSRGFGFVLFKDSDSVDRVLELKEHKLDGKLIDPKRAKAIKGKEPPKKVFVGGLSPDTSEDQIREYFGSFGTIESIELPKDTKTNERRGFCFVTYADEDPVQKLLENRYHVIGSGKCEIKVAQPKEVYRQQQQRGDRGSFGRGGSRGRGRGGQSQNYNQNYGNYYSQGYGSYGNGYNQGYSGYTGYDYSGYNYNSYGYGQNYGDYNGQQSSYGKASRGGTTHQNNYQPY; encoded by the exons ATGATGGAGACCGAAGGACAGGTCGCTCTTAACGTGGATGAATTTCCAGAAGGGTCGAAGATCAACGCCAGCAAAAACCAGCAAGACGATGG GAAAATATTTATTGGAGGGCTTAGTTGGGACACGAGCAAGAAAGATCTGACGGATTACCTGTCACGATTTGGGGAAGTGGTTGACTGCACAATCAAGACAGATCCCATCACAGGAAGGTCGAGGGGGTTTGGATTTGTGCTTTTCAAAGATTCTGACAGTGTTGACCGG GTCCTCGAGTTGAAAGAACATAAATTAGACGGGAAGCTTATTGACCCAAAAAGAGCCAAggcaataaaaggcaaagagcccCCCAAGAAAGTATTTGTCGGAGGATTGAGTCCAGACACTTCTGAAGATCAGATCAGAGAGTATTTTGGAAGTTTTGGAACT ATTGAAAGTATTGAACTCCCCAAGGACACAAAAACTAATGAAAGGAgaggattttgttttgttacctATGCAGATGAAGACCCAGTTCAGAAGCTGTTGGAAAACAGATATCATGTTATTGGATCTGGAAAG TGTGAGATAAAAGTAGCACAACCTAAAGAAGTTTACAGACAGCAGCAACAGAGGGGTGACAGAGGGTCATTTGGCAGGGGTGGATCAAGAGGTCGTGGAAGGGGGG GTCAAAGTCAAAATTATAACCAGAACTATGGAAATTATTACAGTCAGGGTTATGGAAGTTATGGAAATGGATACAACCAAGGGTACAGTGGATACACTGGCTACGACTATTCTGGTTATAACTATAATAGCTATGGATATGGCCAGAATTATGGTGACTACAATG GTCAACAAAGTAGTTATGGCAAAGCATCCAGGGGAGGGACAACTCATCAAAATAATTACCAGCCATACTGA
- the hnrnpd gene encoding heterogeneous nuclear ribonucleoprotein D0 isoform X3, protein MSEEQHVGEEAVLKMEEAAADSCGEVQAVVESASGDSEGAKIDASKNEEDEGKMFVGGLSWDTTKKDLKDYFSKFGEVVDCTLKLDPITGRSRGFGFVLFKEADSVDKVMEQKEHKLNGKVIDPKKAKAMKTKEPVKKIFVGGLSPDTPEEKIREYFGGFGEVESIELPMENKTNKRRGFCFITFKEEEPVKKIMEKKYHNVGLSKCEIKVAMSKEQYQQQQQQWGGRGGLTTRPRGRGGSSQNWNQGYGNYWNQGYGNYNYSYNNQGYGGYGSYDYHGYNNYYGYGDYSSPK, encoded by the exons ATGTCCGAGGAGCAACACGTCGGAGAGGAGGCGGTGTTGAAGATGGAGGAGGCGGCGGCAGACAGCTGCGGAGAGGTTCAAGCAGTGGTGGAAAGCGCCTCCGGAGACTCGGAGGGAGCCAAAATCGATGCCAGTAAAAACGAAGAAGACGAAGG GAAAATGTTTGTAGGTGGGCTCAGCTGGGATACTACAAAGAAGGATCTAAAAGATTATTTTTCCAAGTTTGGAGAAGTTGTAGACTGCACACTAAAATTGGATCCCATCACTGGAAGATCACGGGGATTTGGCTTTGTATTATTTAAAGAAGCAGACAGTGTCGATAAG gtGATGGAGCAAAAGGAACACAAACTAAATGGAAAAGTCATCGATCCTAAAAAAGCAAaggcaatgaaaacaaaagaacctGTTAAGAAGATATTTGTTGGAGGCCTTTCTCCAGATACACCTGAAGAAAAAATTAGAGAATATTTTGGTGGTTTTGGAGAG GTTGAGTCAATAGAGTTGCCCATGGAAAACAAGACAAATAAAAGGCGAGGGTTCTGCTTTATAACATTTAAAGAAGAAGAACCTGTGAAGAAGATCATGGAAAAGAAATACCATAATGTTGGACTAAGTAAA TGTGAAATTAAAGTTGCCATGTCCAAAGAGCAGTATCAACAGCAACAGCAACAGTGGGGAGGCAGAGGTGGTCTTACAACAAGACCACGTGGAAGAGGAG GTTCAAGCCAAAATTGGAACCAGGGGTATGGAAACTATTGGAATCAAGGATATGGCAACTATAATTACAGCTATAATAACCAAGGCTATGGAGGATATGGCAGCTATGATTACCATGGTTATAACAACTACTACGGATATGGTGACTACAGCA GCCCAAAATGA
- the hnrnpd gene encoding heterogeneous nuclear ribonucleoprotein D0 isoform X2 has product MSEEQHVGEEAVLKMEEAAADSCGEVQAVVESASGDSEGAKIDASKNEEDEGKMFVGGLSWDTTKKDLKDYFSKFGEVVDCTLKLDPITGRSRGFGFVLFKEADSVDKVMEQKEHKLNGKVIDPKKAKAMKTKEPVKKIFVGGLSPDTPEEKIREYFGGFGEVESIELPMENKTNKRRGFCFITFKEEEPVKKIMEKKYHNVGLSKCEIKVAMSKEQYQQQQQQWGGRGGLTTRPRGRGGSSQNWNQGYGNYWNQGYGNYNYSYNNQGYGGYGSYDYHGYNNYYGYDQQSGYGKAPRRGGHQNSYKPY; this is encoded by the exons ATGTCCGAGGAGCAACACGTCGGAGAGGAGGCGGTGTTGAAGATGGAGGAGGCGGCGGCAGACAGCTGCGGAGAGGTTCAAGCAGTGGTGGAAAGCGCCTCCGGAGACTCGGAGGGAGCCAAAATCGATGCCAGTAAAAACGAAGAAGACGAAGG GAAAATGTTTGTAGGTGGGCTCAGCTGGGATACTACAAAGAAGGATCTAAAAGATTATTTTTCCAAGTTTGGAGAAGTTGTAGACTGCACACTAAAATTGGATCCCATCACTGGAAGATCACGGGGATTTGGCTTTGTATTATTTAAAGAAGCAGACAGTGTCGATAAG gtGATGGAGCAAAAGGAACACAAACTAAATGGAAAAGTCATCGATCCTAAAAAAGCAAaggcaatgaaaacaaaagaacctGTTAAGAAGATATTTGTTGGAGGCCTTTCTCCAGATACACCTGAAGAAAAAATTAGAGAATATTTTGGTGGTTTTGGAGAG GTTGAGTCAATAGAGTTGCCCATGGAAAACAAGACAAATAAAAGGCGAGGGTTCTGCTTTATAACATTTAAAGAAGAAGAACCTGTGAAGAAGATCATGGAAAAGAAATACCATAATGTTGGACTAAGTAAA TGTGAAATTAAAGTTGCCATGTCCAAAGAGCAGTATCAACAGCAACAGCAACAGTGGGGAGGCAGAGGTGGTCTTACAACAAGACCACGTGGAAGAGGAG GTTCAAGCCAAAATTGGAACCAGGGGTATGGAAACTATTGGAATCAAGGATATGGCAACTATAATTACAGCTATAATAACCAAGGCTATGGAGGATATGGCAGCTATGATTACCATGGTTATAACAACTACTACGGATATG aTCAGCAGAGTGGTTATGGCAAAGCTCCACGGCGAGGTGGTCACCAAAACAGTTACAAGCCATACTAA
- the hnrnpd gene encoding heterogeneous nuclear ribonucleoprotein D0 isoform X4, which translates to MSEEQHVGEEAVLKMEEAAADSCGEVQAVVESASGDSEGAKIDASKNEEDEGKMFVGGLSWDTTKKDLKDYFSKFGEVVDCTLKLDPITGRSRGFGFVLFKEADSVDKVMEQKEHKLNGKVIDPKKAKAMKTKEPVKKIFVGGLSPDTPEEKIREYFGGFGEVESIELPMENKTNKRRGFCFITFKEEEPVKKIMEKKYHNVGLSKCEIKVAMSKEQYQQQQQQWGGRGGLTTRPRGRGGSSQNWNQGYGNYWNQGYGNYNYSYNNQGYGGYGSYDYHGYNNYYGYGPK; encoded by the exons ATGTCCGAGGAGCAACACGTCGGAGAGGAGGCGGTGTTGAAGATGGAGGAGGCGGCGGCAGACAGCTGCGGAGAGGTTCAAGCAGTGGTGGAAAGCGCCTCCGGAGACTCGGAGGGAGCCAAAATCGATGCCAGTAAAAACGAAGAAGACGAAGG GAAAATGTTTGTAGGTGGGCTCAGCTGGGATACTACAAAGAAGGATCTAAAAGATTATTTTTCCAAGTTTGGAGAAGTTGTAGACTGCACACTAAAATTGGATCCCATCACTGGAAGATCACGGGGATTTGGCTTTGTATTATTTAAAGAAGCAGACAGTGTCGATAAG gtGATGGAGCAAAAGGAACACAAACTAAATGGAAAAGTCATCGATCCTAAAAAAGCAAaggcaatgaaaacaaaagaacctGTTAAGAAGATATTTGTTGGAGGCCTTTCTCCAGATACACCTGAAGAAAAAATTAGAGAATATTTTGGTGGTTTTGGAGAG GTTGAGTCAATAGAGTTGCCCATGGAAAACAAGACAAATAAAAGGCGAGGGTTCTGCTTTATAACATTTAAAGAAGAAGAACCTGTGAAGAAGATCATGGAAAAGAAATACCATAATGTTGGACTAAGTAAA TGTGAAATTAAAGTTGCCATGTCCAAAGAGCAGTATCAACAGCAACAGCAACAGTGGGGAGGCAGAGGTGGTCTTACAACAAGACCACGTGGAAGAGGAG GTTCAAGCCAAAATTGGAACCAGGGGTATGGAAACTATTGGAATCAAGGATATGGCAACTATAATTACAGCTATAATAACCAAGGCTATGGAGGATATGGCAGCTATGATTACCATGGTTATAACAACTACTACGGATATG GCCCAAAATGA
- the hnrnpdl gene encoding heterogeneous nuclear ribonucleoprotein D-like isoform X1, whose amino-acid sequence MMETEGQVALNVDEFPEGSKINASKNQQDDGKIFIGGLSWDTSKKDLTDYLSRFGEVVDCTIKTDPITGRSRGFGFVLFKDSDSVDRVLELKEHKLDGKLIDPKRAKAIKGKEPPKKVFVGGLSPDTSEDQIREYFGSFGTIESIELPKDTKTNERRGFCFVTYADEDPVQKLLENRYHVIGSGKCEIKVAQPKEVYRQQQQRGDRGSFGRGGSRGRGRGAGQSQNYNQNYGNYYSQGYGSYGNGYNQGYSGYTGYDYSGYNYNSYGYGQNYGDYNGQQSSYGKASRGGTTHQNNYQPY is encoded by the exons ATGATGGAGACCGAAGGACAGGTCGCTCTTAACGTGGATGAATTTCCAGAAGGGTCGAAGATCAACGCCAGCAAAAACCAGCAAGACGATGG GAAAATATTTATTGGAGGGCTTAGTTGGGACACGAGCAAGAAAGATCTGACGGATTACCTGTCACGATTTGGGGAAGTGGTTGACTGCACAATCAAGACAGATCCCATCACAGGAAGGTCGAGGGGGTTTGGATTTGTGCTTTTCAAAGATTCTGACAGTGTTGACCGG GTCCTCGAGTTGAAAGAACATAAATTAGACGGGAAGCTTATTGACCCAAAAAGAGCCAAggcaataaaaggcaaagagcccCCCAAGAAAGTATTTGTCGGAGGATTGAGTCCAGACACTTCTGAAGATCAGATCAGAGAGTATTTTGGAAGTTTTGGAACT ATTGAAAGTATTGAACTCCCCAAGGACACAAAAACTAATGAAAGGAgaggattttgttttgttacctATGCAGATGAAGACCCAGTTCAGAAGCTGTTGGAAAACAGATATCATGTTATTGGATCTGGAAAG TGTGAGATAAAAGTAGCACAACCTAAAGAAGTTTACAGACAGCAGCAACAGAGGGGTGACAGAGGGTCATTTGGCAGGGGTGGATCAAGAGGTCGTGGAAGGGGGG cagGTCAAAGTCAAAATTATAACCAGAACTATGGAAATTATTACAGTCAGGGTTATGGAAGTTATGGAAATGGATACAACCAAGGGTACAGTGGATACACTGGCTACGACTATTCTGGTTATAACTATAATAGCTATGGATATGGCCAGAATTATGGTGACTACAATG GTCAACAAAGTAGTTATGGCAAAGCATCCAGGGGAGGGACAACTCATCAAAATAATTACCAGCCATACTGA
- the hnrnpd gene encoding heterogeneous nuclear ribonucleoprotein D0 isoform X1, with protein sequence MSEEQHVGEEAVLKMEEAAADSCGEVQAVVESASGDSEGAKIDASKNEEDEGKMFVGGLSWDTTKKDLKDYFSKFGEVVDCTLKLDPITGRSRGFGFVLFKEADSVDKVMEQKEHKLNGKVIDPKKAKAMKTKEPVKKIFVGGLSPDTPEEKIREYFGGFGEVESIELPMENKTNKRRGFCFITFKEEEPVKKIMEKKYHNVGLSKCEIKVAMSKEQYQQQQQQWGGRGGLTTRPRGRGGSSQNWNQGYGNYWNQGYGNYNYSYNNQGYGGYGSYDYHGYNNYYGYGDYSNQQSGYGKAPRRGGHQNSYKPY encoded by the exons ATGTCCGAGGAGCAACACGTCGGAGAGGAGGCGGTGTTGAAGATGGAGGAGGCGGCGGCAGACAGCTGCGGAGAGGTTCAAGCAGTGGTGGAAAGCGCCTCCGGAGACTCGGAGGGAGCCAAAATCGATGCCAGTAAAAACGAAGAAGACGAAGG GAAAATGTTTGTAGGTGGGCTCAGCTGGGATACTACAAAGAAGGATCTAAAAGATTATTTTTCCAAGTTTGGAGAAGTTGTAGACTGCACACTAAAATTGGATCCCATCACTGGAAGATCACGGGGATTTGGCTTTGTATTATTTAAAGAAGCAGACAGTGTCGATAAG gtGATGGAGCAAAAGGAACACAAACTAAATGGAAAAGTCATCGATCCTAAAAAAGCAAaggcaatgaaaacaaaagaacctGTTAAGAAGATATTTGTTGGAGGCCTTTCTCCAGATACACCTGAAGAAAAAATTAGAGAATATTTTGGTGGTTTTGGAGAG GTTGAGTCAATAGAGTTGCCCATGGAAAACAAGACAAATAAAAGGCGAGGGTTCTGCTTTATAACATTTAAAGAAGAAGAACCTGTGAAGAAGATCATGGAAAAGAAATACCATAATGTTGGACTAAGTAAA TGTGAAATTAAAGTTGCCATGTCCAAAGAGCAGTATCAACAGCAACAGCAACAGTGGGGAGGCAGAGGTGGTCTTACAACAAGACCACGTGGAAGAGGAG GTTCAAGCCAAAATTGGAACCAGGGGTATGGAAACTATTGGAATCAAGGATATGGCAACTATAATTACAGCTATAATAACCAAGGCTATGGAGGATATGGCAGCTATGATTACCATGGTTATAACAACTACTACGGATATGGTGACTACAGCA aTCAGCAGAGTGGTTATGGCAAAGCTCCACGGCGAGGTGGTCACCAAAACAGTTACAAGCCATACTAA